From one Gossypium hirsutum isolate 1008001.06 chromosome D08, Gossypium_hirsutum_v2.1, whole genome shotgun sequence genomic stretch:
- the LOC107931272 gene encoding MYB-like transcription factor ODO1 encodes MGRQPCCDKLGVKKGPWTAEEDKKLINFILTNGQCCWRAVPKLAGLRRCGKSCRLRWTNYLRPDLKRGLLSETEEQLVIDLHARLGNRWSKIAARLPGRTDNEIKNHWNTHIKKKLIKMGIDPVTHEPLNKEARTQESSSHAHHSADNHTTENDGIANSSEDNSSSPTENCSATDDPNLLDAICSDESLLNSLWMDEPPLVDVSWTSVSAGETNCNLTSLPSWEEDCAWLLDCQDFGANDFGFDYLNDIELNTLEMGDKSVA; translated from the exons ATGGGTAGGCAGCCTTGCTGTGACAAACTGGGTGTGAAAAAAGGGCCATGGACTGCCGAGGAAGACAAGAAACTCATTAACTTTATCCTCACCAATGGCCAGTGTTGCTGGCGTGCTGTTCCTAAGCTTGCCGGCCTCCGCCGCTGCGGTAAGAGCTGCCGCCTTCGGTGGACTAATTACCTTCGGCCTGACTTGAAGAGAGGCCTTCTTTCTGAGACCGAAGAACAGTTGGTTATTGACCTTCATGCCCGTCTTGGAAATAG GTGGTCGAAGATTGCAGCCAGGTTGCCAGGCAGAACTGATAATGAGATCAAGAATCACTGGAACACCCATATCAAGAAAAAGCTTATTAAAATGGGAATCGATCCCGTTACTCACGAACCCTTGAACAAAGAAGCTAGGACCCAAGAAAGTTCATCCCATGCTCATCATTCTGCAGATAACCATACCACAGAAAACGATGGCATAGCCAATTCATCAGAGGATAATTCAAGTTCACCAACTGAGAATTGCTCTGCTACTGACGACCCCAATTTGTTAGACGCTATTTGCAGCGATGAATCTTTATTGAATAGCTTATGGATGGACGAACCTCCCCTAGTGGATGTTTCATGGACCAGTGTATCAGCAGGAGAAACCAACTGCAACCTCACAAGCTTACCGTCTTGGGAGGAGGACTGCGCATGGTTGCTGGATTGTCAGGATTTTGGTGCTAACGACTTTGGGTTCGATTACCTAAACGACATTGAATTGAACACGTTAGAGATGGGCGATAAATCGGTAGCCTGA
- the LOC107931288 gene encoding flavonoid 3'-monooxygenase CYP75B137 encodes MAVITLYTVLIAVVAMSLLSLSFKKLRSTKVKLPPGPYGLPLVGYLPFLGRNIHQTFMELANIYGPIYKLSIGQKLFVLISCPTLAKEVVRDHDITFANRNPTIAALAFSFGGKDIAFTPYGPEWRMLRRIFVHEMQSNANLDAFYALRRNQVKKSIKDVYGKNGTTIDVGMLAYSTVINMITSMFWGGTLEGDIGANINAQFRDAVSELLIIWGKPNISDFFPFLASFDIQGIQGDMKRASRWIENIFDFVIDQRTKNNTKISNKDFLDFLLEFKDHETGKSLSRPQIKAFLADIVIGGTGTTSTSFEWTMAELMLHPEVMKKTQEELTEVVGDANVVEEYHFHKLPYLQAVVKETLRLHPSAPLLLPRCPSQSCTLGGYTIPKGAKVFLNAWAMHRDSQLWENPYEFRPERFVGDSNKLDFSGNKFHYIPFGSGRRMCAGLHLGERMLMYTLATFLHMFHWKVPDGEKPDTGEKFGVVLEKSTPLIVIPTPRLNNLKLYH; translated from the exons ATGGCGGTAATAACACTTTACACTGTTCTGATAGCAGTAGTAGCCATGTCTCTGCTTTCACTGTCATTCAAGAAGCTGAGGAGCACAAAGGTTAAGTTGCCACCAGGCCCCTATGGCTTACCGCTCGTTGGCTACCTCCCATTTCTTGGCAGAAACATCCACCAAACTTTCATGGAATTGGCCAACATCTATGGTCCAATCTACAAGCTCTCTATTGGACAGAAATTATTTGTCTTAATTAGCTGTCCCACCTTGGCAAAAGAAGTGGTACGTGACCATGACATCACATTCGCCAACCGCAACCCAACCATTGCAGCACTGGCTTTCTCTTTCGGTGGAAAGGATATTGCATTCACACCCTACGGGCCAGAATGGCGCATGCTGCGCAGGATCTTTGTCCATGAGATGCAGAGTAATGCCAATCTTGATGCATTTTATGCTCTTCGGAGAAACCAAGTCAAGAAAAGTATTAAAGATGTATATGGCAAGAATGGAACAACCATTGACGTGGGGATGCTAGCATATTCAACTGTCATCAACATGATAACCAGCATGTTCTGGGGTGGCACGCTTGAAGGAGACATAGGTGCTAACATCAATGCTCAGTTCCGCGATGCAGTATCGGAACTCCTTATTATATGGGGGAAACCAAATATTTCGGATTTCTTTCCATTTCTGGCTAGTTTTGACATTCAAGGCATACAAGGAGATATGAAAAGGGCATCACGATGGATAGAGAACATCTTCGATTTTGTCATAGATCAAAGaactaaaaataatacaaaaatttctAATAAAGACTTTTTAGATTTCCTCTTGGAGTTCAAAGATCATGAGACAGGGAAGTCGCTCTCCCGACCACAAATCAAAGCCTTCCTTGCG GACATAGTAATTGGGGGCACCGGTACAACCTCCACCTCTTTTGAGTGGACAATGGCAGAACTAATGCTACACCCGGAAGTAATGAAAAAAACCCAGGAAGAATTGACAGAAGTTGTTGGTGATGCCAACGTTGTGGAGGAATATCACTTTCACAAACTGCCTTATCTGCAAGCAGTTGTGAAGGAGACATTAAGATTACACCCATCGGCCCCATTGTTGCTACCTCGCTGTCCTTCCCAAAGTTGCACCCTGGGTGGATATACTATTCCAAAAGGTGCAAAGGTGTTCTTGAATGCTTGGGCTATGCATAGGGATTCTCAACTTTGGGAGAATCCGTATGAGTTTCGGCCTGAGAGGTTTGTTGGTGATTCTAATAAACTGGACTTCTCTGGGAACAAATTTCACTATATTCCGTTTGGATCTGGTAGGCGAATGTGTGCGGGGCTTCACCTCGGGGAGAGGATGTTGATGTATACTTTGGCTACATTTCTGCACATGTTCCATTGGAAAGTTCCGGATGGTGAAAAGCCTGACACTGGTGAAAAATTTGGAGTTGTTTTGGAGAAATCAACGCCCTTGATTGTTATTCCGACCCCTAGATTGAACAACTTAAAGCTCTATCACTAG